In one window of Saprospiraceae bacterium DNA:
- a CDS encoding cytochrome c maturation protein CcmE, with amino-acid sequence MKRVYILSFALIAIAIVILIAASKDFSTYSGFDEAARSGELVKIVGQLAKEQEIYYDPEKDANFFSFYMTDKNGLTKKVILRAPKPQDFELSEQIVLTGTMDTDHFEAKNMLLKCPSKYKDEEIFIKSTAEL; translated from the coding sequence ATGAAAAGAGTCTACATTCTTTCTTTTGCTCTCATTGCAATAGCAATCGTAATACTTATAGCCGCATCTAAAGATTTTTCTACCTATTCGGGATTTGATGAAGCAGCCAGATCCGGCGAATTAGTTAAGATTGTCGGACAGTTGGCCAAAGAACAGGAGATTTATTACGACCCGGAAAAGGATGCCAATTTTTTCAGCTTTTACATGACCGACAAAAATGGCTTAACAAAAAAAGTCATCTTAAGAGCTCCCAAACCTCAGGATTTTGAATTATCAGAACAGATTGTTTTAACCGGAACGATGGATACTGATCATTTCGAAGCCAAAAACATGCTTCTGAAATGTCCATCTAAATATAAAGACGAAGAAATATTTATCAAGTCTACGGCTGAATTATGA
- the ccsA gene encoding cytochrome c biogenesis protein CcsA yields the protein MSPVNYLNEHLWIHYTGHFLVLLAFFSAAYVVAIGLLNKFDLTPSWIRAVKIAFLIHIASVFSVIGLILYMMRNHYYEFEYVWAHVSDELPMKYILSAFWEGQEGSFLLWMFWNCILGIYFFRQVKSIPITVLVILIGVNAILTSMLLGIHIGETKIGSSPFNLLRYTMDIPLFANADYVSLLKGNGLNPLLQNYWMIIHPPTLFLGFASTVIPYAYACAALIHRNSGSWLSETLPWSLISGFVLGTGILMGGAWAYEALSFGGYWAWDPVENMSLVPWLILVAAIHTNLIAKATGHSIKPTLILYSLSFIFVCYSSFLTRSGILGDSSAHAFTQMGLEWQLVALCVACTLFPFYLFFKNHKFIEVPAKEEEIQSREFWMFIGSLVLLFSALLISFTTSIPVYNKLLDLAASILGTDFTSLHRSIPLDPVAHHNQFQLWCAVFISIISGIALFLRYNPKDQNGRLKLFFIRISKALLLSGLIAFAVQLFSFQKLHWSHYLFLFAAWFSIIASAWYFISLAKGNFSLAASVISHGGFGLLLLGILFTGINKQILSTNIFAQEGLLDSPEAEELSKHLTLIRNEPMFMNGYWVEYSTDTFLHKVRKYTLKFWHEDSLGHRKDSFLLYPEIQYDNKLTKVAASNPSILRNVHEDIFSLVAQIPQSQVDVESAKQAEDSLRFSLHFLQLNDSLESEDYVFTLKNLKSQFYPVDFELKPMDQLLQMELDVKRKSDGKIVQSTPAILFRENLIYKFPSKLESFGVRTNIPDTLYSTLVPAYTDLRKNNIQLKSGGEITIENGIRIKLVKLNRNVPEELMKASGADVGVSALLELHSVKDTQQIECFFFIRGNQIISLPVSNLFPGISLRFMKINPQTEEMSFEYGLHPDPVSVKLPLEISENDVRTDFIVIQVIRFPWINLVWLGSIFMVLGMLIGAYQRRKVLTHVV from the coding sequence ATGAGTCCGGTCAATTATCTAAATGAGCATCTCTGGATTCACTATACCGGACATTTTCTCGTTTTGCTCGCCTTTTTTAGTGCTGCTTATGTAGTCGCCATAGGATTGCTTAATAAGTTTGATCTCACTCCTTCGTGGATACGGGCTGTAAAAATTGCATTCCTCATTCATATCGCATCGGTATTTTCAGTCATCGGGCTGATCCTCTACATGATGCGCAACCATTACTATGAATTTGAATATGTGTGGGCGCATGTATCCGATGAATTGCCCATGAAATATATTCTCTCGGCATTTTGGGAAGGACAGGAGGGAAGTTTTTTATTATGGATGTTCTGGAATTGCATCCTGGGAATATATTTTTTCAGACAGGTCAAATCCATCCCGATCACGGTGCTGGTTATATTAATCGGCGTGAATGCCATACTCACTTCTATGTTACTTGGCATTCATATCGGCGAAACAAAAATTGGAAGCAGTCCATTTAATTTATTGAGATATACGATGGACATTCCGCTATTCGCCAATGCAGATTATGTAAGTCTGTTGAAAGGCAACGGACTTAATCCCTTACTTCAAAATTATTGGATGATTATTCATCCACCCACTTTGTTTTTAGGATTTGCTTCGACGGTGATTCCTTATGCTTATGCTTGCGCGGCATTGATACACAGAAATTCAGGATCCTGGCTAAGCGAAACGCTGCCCTGGAGTCTGATTTCGGGCTTTGTGTTAGGTACGGGGATTCTCATGGGTGGAGCCTGGGCATATGAAGCGCTGAGTTTTGGAGGATACTGGGCCTGGGATCCTGTTGAAAACATGTCATTGGTTCCCTGGCTGATTTTAGTTGCAGCAATTCATACAAATCTCATTGCTAAAGCAACAGGACATTCCATCAAGCCAACCCTGATTCTATACAGCCTTAGCTTTATTTTTGTATGCTATTCGTCATTCCTTACGCGAAGTGGAATTCTGGGCGACAGCTCTGCACATGCATTTACACAAATGGGCCTTGAATGGCAGTTGGTAGCACTTTGTGTTGCATGCACACTTTTTCCTTTCTACTTGTTTTTTAAAAATCATAAATTTATAGAAGTTCCTGCCAAGGAAGAGGAGATTCAATCCCGCGAATTTTGGATGTTCATTGGAAGTCTGGTATTGCTCTTTAGTGCACTCTTGATTTCATTTACAACATCGATCCCGGTGTATAACAAATTGCTGGATTTAGCAGCTTCTATTCTTGGCACCGATTTTACCAGTTTACACAGAAGTATCCCTTTGGATCCCGTTGCACATCACAATCAATTTCAATTGTGGTGCGCTGTATTTATTTCAATAATTTCCGGCATCGCTTTATTTCTGAGATACAATCCAAAAGATCAAAACGGCCGTTTGAAATTATTTTTTATTCGCATTTCAAAAGCACTTCTGTTGAGCGGGCTCATTGCATTTGCTGTTCAGCTGTTTTCTTTCCAAAAATTACACTGGAGCCATTACTTGTTTCTATTTGCTGCCTGGTTTTCGATCATTGCTTCGGCATGGTATTTTATTTCTTTAGCAAAAGGAAATTTCAGCTTAGCAGCTTCAGTCATTTCTCACGGTGGTTTTGGTCTCTTACTTCTGGGAATTCTGTTTACCGGAATAAATAAGCAAATTCTCTCAACCAACATATTTGCTCAGGAAGGACTTCTGGATAGCCCGGAAGCAGAGGAACTGTCTAAACATTTAACACTGATCCGCAATGAACCGATGTTCATGAACGGTTATTGGGTAGAATACAGTACTGATACATTCCTGCATAAGGTCAGAAAGTACACCCTTAAATTCTGGCACGAAGACAGTCTGGGCCATCGCAAAGATTCATTTTTGCTTTATCCGGAAATTCAGTACGACAATAAGCTTACAAAAGTTGCAGCATCGAATCCCAGCATTCTCAGGAATGTTCATGAAGATATTTTTTCATTGGTTGCACAAATTCCCCAATCCCAGGTGGATGTAGAATCTGCCAAACAAGCAGAAGACAGTCTCCGCTTCAGTCTGCATTTTCTTCAATTGAATGATTCCCTGGAAAGTGAAGATTATGTGTTTACATTGAAAAATCTGAAATCCCAATTCTATCCGGTGGATTTTGAATTAAAGCCCATGGACCAATTACTCCAAATGGAACTCGATGTCAAAAGGAAATCAGACGGTAAGATTGTGCAAAGTACTCCTGCCATTTTATTCAGAGAAAATCTCATTTACAAATTTCCATCAAAACTGGAATCGTTTGGAGTAAGAACAAACATACCAGATACCTTGTATTCTACACTTGTTCCTGCATACACTGATCTAAGAAAAAACAACATTCAGTTAAAGTCGGGAGGTGAAATAACGATTGAAAACGGCATAAGGATCAAACTTGTGAAACTGAACAGAAATGTTCCCGAAGAATTAATGAAAGCATCCGGAGCAGACGTTGGAGTATCAGCTTTACTGGAACTTCATTCTGTAAAAGACACGCAGCAAATTGAATGTTTCTTCTTTATTCGCGGCAACCAGATCATTTCATTGCCTGTTAGTAATTTATTTCCGGGGATCAGCTTAAGATTTATGAAAATAAATCCCCAAACCGAAGAAATGTCATTTGAATACGGACTACACCCGGATCCAGTTTCCGTAAAATTACCCTTGGAAATTTCAGAAAATGACGTGCGCACAGATTTTATTGTAATTCAAGTGATCAGATTTCCCTGGATCAATTTAGTTTGGCTGGGCAGTATATTTATGGTTCTTGGAATGTTGATTGGCGCTTATCAAAGAAGAAAGGTTTTGACACATGTCGTTTAA
- a CDS encoding DUF2520 domain-containing protein, with protein MSFKIALIGSGNVASHLAKILIAKGHNIVQVYSRELTHAQALASKINSTAVDQIAQLDPHADFYLICIKDDAIAGISEQCSRVLPPESIIAHTSGVNSPLLINDYFVNRGLFYPLQSFSTNSQPDWDAIPVFVEGSAYSSLKLKELAHCINSNIYSMDDSIRTHLHLASVFANNFTNFNLIIAKQILEKCDVPFEVLLPLMTETITKAFKLGPMQTQTGPAKRMDTGTIEKHIRLLVSEYPEYRSIYKKYALLIMQTFKHANSRTDPTPADPDQRI; from the coding sequence ATGTCGTTTAAAATCGCGTTGATCGGTTCTGGAAATGTGGCCAGCCATTTGGCAAAGATATTGATAGCTAAAGGACACAACATTGTTCAGGTCTATTCAAGAGAATTAACACACGCACAAGCTCTCGCTTCGAAAATAAACTCGACAGCTGTTGATCAGATTGCACAACTGGACCCGCATGCAGATTTTTATCTGATCTGTATCAAAGATGATGCTATTGCAGGGATTAGCGAACAATGTTCTCGTGTATTGCCTCCAGAAAGCATCATTGCTCATACCAGCGGAGTCAACAGCCCCTTGCTTATCAACGATTATTTCGTCAATCGAGGATTATTTTATCCTTTGCAAAGCTTCAGCACCAACAGCCAACCAGATTGGGATGCCATCCCGGTTTTTGTCGAAGGGTCAGCATATTCAAGTTTAAAATTGAAAGAACTTGCTCATTGCATAAACAGCAATATATATTCAATGGACGATTCCATTCGCACCCATTTACATCTGGCTTCTGTATTTGCAAATAATTTTACCAATTTCAATTTGATCATTGCTAAACAGATTCTCGAAAAATGCGATGTGCCTTTCGAGGTTTTGTTACCCTTAATGACTGAAACGATCACTAAAGCATTTAAGCTTGGACCGATGCAGACTCAAACCGGACCAGCAAAGAGAATGGATACGGGCACCATTGAAAAACACATTCGATTATTGGTCAGCGAGTATCCCGAGTACCGCTCGATTTATAAAAAATATGCCCTCCTTATCATGCAAACTTTCAAACATGCGAATTCTAGGACAGATCCCACACCCGCAGATCCTGATCAGCGTATTTAA